A window of the Cannabis sativa cultivar Pink pepper isolate KNU-18-1 chromosome X, ASM2916894v1, whole genome shotgun sequence genome harbors these coding sequences:
- the LOC115713154 gene encoding uncharacterized protein LOC115713154: MAPSVRRGSRRGGRSGMTTRSNKITSESHSIAPSSSLAPSTSVAPPNLSAQQAQQAPTTDPPTVEPPLVDLHIHSSEKARNPIAKRGPTCGHGTKVLKKSAKSLTVTFDYKLNQAICDNAERFNNEIGFIVRQYCSFQYKEWRLVPPEVRAPLRARLLNTFDIDIEDEKVQKVIDGQMQRAWRGHKYKLHDHFKKVGGEIDPTKAKNECPRGEVSQQDWEYLCDRWSEPSFLELSKKNADSRSKRKWDSRNGSKSTARHHISRGVDLDASIGHIETWRLRHWHKENGWETPELKDTYEKMIQLRQDNPPEKMSDKEILEQVLGRHSVRLFGWGRSPNISETTNTSSDPDRPSYSRLMELYLDLRGELDTMRQALIAKEIMLPSTNTHASDHSSGPSMNPTPFRNNQDTPCQPSSEFMGENV; this comes from the exons ATGGCTCCAAGTGTTAGAAGAGGATCACGAAGGGGAGGACGGAGTGGTATGACTACAAGATCCAATAAAATTACAAGTg AGTCTCATTCTATTGCACCATCATCTTCATTAGCACCATCAACTAGTGTAGCACCTCCTAATTTGAGTG CTCAACAAGCACAACAAGCACCAACAACTGATCCACCAACAGTAGAACCACCGTTAGTAGACCTACATATTCATTCAAGTG AGAAAGCTAGAAACCCTATAGCAAAACGGGGGCCTACTTGTGGTCATGGTACTAAGGTACTTAAGAAGTCAGCTAAGTCGTTAACTGTAACCTTCGACTATAAACTTAATCAAGCTATTTGTGATAATGCTGAGCGATTCAACAATGAGATTGGATTTATAGTTCGCCAATACTGTAGTTTTCAGTACAAAGAATGGAGGCTTGTACCTCCAGAAGTTAGAGCTCCACTTCGTGCTCGACTCTTG AATACATTTGATATTGACATTGAAGATGAGAAAGTCCAAAAAGTTATTGATGGGCAGATGCAACGAGCATGGAGAGGCCACAAATATAAATTGCATGACCATTTCAAGAAAGTTGGTGGTGAAATAGATCCAACGAAGGCCAAGAATGAGTGCCCTAGAGGAGAAGTATCTCAGCAAGACTGGGAATATCTTTGTGATCGTTGGTCTGAACCTAGCTTTTTG GAACTATCAAAGAAGAATGCAGACAGTCGTTCCAAAAGGAAGTGGGACTCTAGAAATGGCTCAAAGTCTACCGCACGTCATCACATATCACGTGGAGTAGATTTAGATGCTAGCATAGGACATATTGAGACTTGGCGCCTTCGTCATTGGCATAAAGAGAATGGATGGGAAACTCCAGAGCTGAAGGACACATAT GAAAAAATGATACAGTTAAGGCAAGATAACCCTCCAGAGAAGATGTCTGACAAGGAAATTTTAGAACAGGTACTTGGTCGACACTCTGTTCGTTTGTTTGGGTGGGGTCGATCTCCTAACATATCCGAGACAACAAATACTAGTAGCGATCCAGATCGTCCTAGTTATTCTCGACTCATGGAGCTTTATCTTGATTTACGAGGAGAGCTTGACACTATGCGACAAGCTTTAATTGCAAAGGAAATCATGTTACCTTCAACAAATACACATGCATCTGACCATAGTTCAGGACCTTCAATGAACCCTACTCCTTTCAGAAATAATCAAGACACACCTTGCCAACCTAGTTCAGAGTTTATGGGCGAGAATGTGTAG
- the LOC133032477 gene encoding uncharacterized protein LOC133032477 has translation MAMLKVNGSQEATDDLYSLSQGADDRYTSWNSCIINGVRFRCKKRDDKFNTQCSGVSTGGTEESGNITYYGVLLEILELDFIYHRKVFVFRCKWYNTDPRSKTMAIDHNLTSIDITSNWYVEDPFILADQAQQVFYLSDRSRGKNWMIVQKVNHRNIFDVPEHSNDSTDNEFVSDPEIVNHGIFQEEESSELPTFEPIEEVIETSSLVRRDVAPTTLSNELIAELHIDNGHIDNREEDGDFDDNGRMFINDETLYEYLSEVDSDREDIDIDDD, from the coding sequence ATGGCAATGCTTAAGGTTAATGGCAGTCAAGAAGCAACAGATGATTTGTATTCTTTGTCACAAGGTGCTGATGATCGTTACACATCATGGAATAGTTGCATTATAAATGGTGTTCGATTTCGTTGTAAAAAACGTGATGATAAGTTCAACACACAATGTAGCGGAGTTTCAACAGGGGGCACTGAAGAGAGTGGAAATATTACTTATTACGGTGTTTTACTTGAAATCTTAGAGTTGGACTTTATTTATCATCGAAAAGTTTTTGTCTTTCGATGTAAATGGTACAATACTGATCCAAGAAGTAAAACAATGGCAATTGATCATAATTTGACATCAATTGATATTACTTCTAATTGGTATGTTGAAGATCCATTTATCTTGGCTGATCAGGCTCAACAAGTTTTTTATCTAAGTGATCGAAGTAGGGGTAAAAATTGGATGATTGTCCAAAAAGTTAATCATCGAAACATATTTGATGTGCCTGAGCATTCAAATGATTCAACTGACAATGAATTCGTTAGTGATCCAGAAATTGTGAATCATGGGATTTTTCAAGAAGAAGAATCAAGTGAGTTACCAACTTTTGAACCAATTGAGGAAGTCATTGAGACGTCTTCACTAGTTCGACGAGACGTGGCACCAACAACTCTTTCTAATGAATTGATTGCTGAATTACATATTGACAATGGACATATTGATAATCGAGAAGAGGATGGTGATTTTGATGATAATGGAAGAATGTTTATTAATGATGAAACACTGTATGAGTATTTGAGTGAAGTTGATTCTGATAGAGAAGATATTGATATTGATGATGATTAG